Proteins co-encoded in one Leptospira montravelensis genomic window:
- a CDS encoding citrate synthase: MSEKAILKVDGKEYELPILVGSEDEKAIDITKLRQLSGYVTIDSGYLNTGACTSEITFLDGEKGILRYRGIPIEDLAAKSTFTEVAYLLIYGKLPNDAQLKEWNSSITKHTMIHEDLKRLFNGFPKDGHPMAIMSCMMGCLSTYYQDSYDPMNEEHREISIIRLLAKFPTIAAYAYKKSIGQPIIHPLNELDYASNFMNMMFAVPAEDYHIDPEIVSALNLLLILHADHEQNCSTSTVRLVGSSLANLYGAISAGILALWGPRHGGANQEVLEMLEGIKKSGLSVKKIVEQAKDKNSSFRLNGFGHRVYKNFDPRAKIIKGACDKVLNKLGIKDPLLDIAKELEEAALNDPYFVERKLYPNVDFYSGIIYRALGIPTNMFTVMFAMGRLPGWIAQWKEMIEDPSLKIGRPRQIYTGPQEISYEAAKKQA; this comes from the coding sequence ATGTCCGAAAAGGCAATTCTGAAAGTGGATGGGAAAGAGTACGAACTTCCGATTTTAGTAGGAAGTGAAGACGAGAAGGCAATTGATATTACTAAACTCCGCCAATTGTCAGGTTATGTTACGATTGATTCCGGTTATTTAAATACAGGTGCTTGCACCAGTGAAATTACTTTTCTTGATGGAGAAAAAGGAATCCTTCGTTACCGAGGAATCCCGATCGAAGATTTGGCTGCAAAGTCTACCTTCACCGAAGTGGCATATTTACTTATCTATGGTAAACTTCCAAACGATGCCCAACTAAAAGAATGGAATAGTTCCATCACCAAACATACTATGATCCACGAGGATCTCAAACGCCTGTTCAACGGTTTTCCAAAAGATGGACACCCAATGGCGATCATGTCTTGTATGATGGGATGTTTGTCTACATACTACCAAGATAGTTACGATCCAATGAATGAGGAACATAGAGAAATTTCTATCATTCGTTTGCTCGCAAAATTCCCGACGATTGCAGCTTACGCATATAAAAAATCCATCGGCCAACCAATCATTCATCCACTCAATGAATTAGATTATGCATCTAACTTCATGAATATGATGTTTGCAGTTCCAGCAGAAGATTATCATATCGATCCAGAAATTGTTTCTGCACTTAACTTACTTCTCATCCTGCACGCAGACCACGAACAAAACTGTTCTACATCTACTGTGCGTTTGGTGGGATCATCTCTGGCTAACCTCTATGGGGCAATTTCTGCAGGAATTCTTGCTCTCTGGGGACCACGTCACGGTGGTGCCAACCAAGAAGTTTTGGAAATGTTAGAAGGAATTAAAAAGAGCGGGCTTTCTGTGAAAAAAATCGTAGAACAAGCCAAAGACAAAAATTCCAGTTTCCGATTGAATGGATTTGGTCACCGTGTTTACAAAAACTTTGACCCACGTGCGAAAATCATCAAAGGTGCTTGTGATAAAGTCCTAAACAAACTAGGAATCAAAGATCCACTTCTTGACATTGCCAAAGAATTGGAAGAAGCAGCTCTCAACGATCCGTATTTTGTAGAAAGAAAACTTTATCCAAACGTTGACTTCTACTCAGGGATCATCTACCGCGCGTTAGGAATTCCTACCAATATGTTTACAGTGATGTTTGCTATGGGAAGACTTCCTGGTTGGATTGCACAATGGAAAGAGATGATCGAAGATCCAAGTTTAAAGATTGGCCGCCCACGCCAAATTTACACTGGTCCACAAGAGATCTCTTACGAAGCAGCAAAAAAACAGGCGTAA